Proteins from a genomic interval of Streptococcus oralis:
- a CDS encoding LemA family protein: MKQNKVILSIVAIFFGLLVLGSCSAVTTYNGLVGEQTKVEQAQADVSTALQRRSDLIGNLVESVKGQMKHETEVFTKIADARAKIGSSSVTSEENQKAQGELSSALSRLISLTENYPELKSNHNVEQLMVELSGSENRIFVARKDYNKVAAEYNQKLRSFPTVLFANMMNFKEAETFKETEEAKTVPKVDFGTSSSSQ; this comes from the coding sequence ATGAAACAAAATAAAGTAATTCTCTCAATAGTGGCGATTTTCTTTGGACTACTAGTTCTGGGAAGTTGTTCCGCAGTGACGACCTATAATGGTCTGGTTGGTGAACAGACTAAAGTGGAGCAGGCACAGGCCGATGTCTCTACAGCCCTCCAACGTCGTTCGGACTTGATTGGTAACTTGGTGGAGTCCGTTAAAGGACAAATGAAACATGAAACCGAAGTCTTTACCAAGATTGCTGATGCTAGAGCTAAAATCGGTAGTAGCTCAGTAACTTCGGAAGAAAACCAAAAGGCTCAGGGAGAATTGAGCTCTGCTCTTTCCCGCTTGATTTCCTTGACGGAGAATTATCCAGAACTCAAGAGCAATCACAATGTTGAGCAACTAATGGTCGAACTTTCAGGAAGTGAAAATCGAATATTTGTAGCACGCAAGGATTATAATAAGGTCGCAGCCGAGTACAATCAAAAGTTGAGAAGTTTCCCAACCGTGCTTTTTGCGAATATGATGAACTTTAAAGAAGCTGAAACCTTCAAAGAAACAGAAGAAGCCAAGACAGTTCCTAAAGTCGATTTTGGAACATCTTCATCAAGTCAATAA
- the secA gene encoding preprotein translocase subunit SecA: MANILKTIIENDKGELRRLEKMADKVLNYESQMAAMSDEELKAKTDEFKERYNKGESLDSLLYEAFAVVREAAKRVLGLFPYKVQVMGGIVLHHGDVPEMRTGEGKTLTATMPVYLNALAGKGVHVVTVNEYLTERDATEMGELYSWLGLSVGINLAAKSPMEKKEAYLCDITYSTNSEIGFDYLRDNMVVRAENMVQRPLNYALVDEVDSILIDEARTPLIVSGANAVETSQLYHMADHFVKSLDKDDYIIDIQSKTIGLSDSGIDKAESYFKLENLYDVENVALTHFIDNALRANYIMILDIDYVVSEEQEILIVDQFTGRTMEGRRYSDGLHQAIEAKEGVPIQDETKTSASITYQNLFRMYKKLAGMTGTGKTEEEEFREIYNIRVIPIPTNRPIQRIDHSDLLYASLDAKFKAVVEDVKARHQKGQPVLVGTVAVETSDFLSKKLVEAGVPHEVLNAKNHYREAQIIMNAGQRGAVTIATNMAGRGTDIKLGEGVRELGGLCVIGTERHESRRIDNQLRGRSGRQGDPGESQFYLSLEDDLMKRFGSERLKGVFERLNMSDEAIESRMLTRQVEAAQKRVEGNNYDTRKQVLQYDDVMREQREIIYAQRYDVITADRDLAPEIHAMIRRTIGRIVDAHARSKEDEKLEAILNFAKYNLLPEDSISRSDFAGLSDQAIKDELYQRALKVYDSQVAKLRDEEAVKEFQKVLILRVVDNKWTDHIDALDQLRNAVGLRGYAQNNPVVEYQAEGFRMFNDMIGSIEFDVTRLMMKAQIHEQERPQTEHNISTTATRNIAAQQTQLPKDVDLSQIGRNDQCPCGSGKKFKNCHGKRQ; the protein is encoded by the coding sequence ATGGCTAATATTTTAAAAACAATTATCGAAAATGATAAAGGAGAACTTCGTCGTCTAGAAAAGATGGCTGATAAGGTTCTTAACTATGAGAGCCAAATGGCCGCAATGTCGGACGAAGAACTAAAAGCAAAAACTGACGAATTTAAAGAACGCTACAATAAGGGGGAATCACTTGATTCGCTGTTATATGAGGCTTTTGCGGTAGTCCGTGAAGCAGCAAAACGTGTCCTTGGGCTTTTCCCTTATAAAGTTCAGGTCATGGGTGGGATTGTTCTTCACCATGGTGACGTTCCAGAGATGCGTACTGGTGAAGGGAAAACCTTGACGGCGACCATGCCGGTGTACCTCAATGCCCTTGCAGGTAAAGGGGTTCACGTAGTTACTGTCAACGAATACCTGACAGAACGTGACGCGACTGAGATGGGTGAATTGTACTCATGGCTCGGTCTGTCAGTAGGGATTAACTTAGCAGCCAAATCTCCAATGGAGAAAAAAGAAGCGTATCTCTGTGATATTACCTACTCAACCAACTCAGAGATTGGTTTCGACTACCTTCGTGACAATATGGTCGTTCGTGCAGAAAACATGGTACAGCGTCCGCTTAACTATGCCTTGGTCGATGAGGTTGACTCGATCTTGATCGATGAAGCTCGTACTCCTTTGATCGTTTCAGGTGCCAATGCAGTTGAGACTAGCCAACTCTACCATATGGCGGATCATTTTGTGAAGTCTTTGGATAAGGATGACTATATTATTGACATTCAGTCTAAGACGATTGGTTTGTCTGATTCTGGGATTGACAAGGCTGAGAGCTATTTCAAACTGGAAAATCTCTATGATGTCGAAAACGTAGCTCTTACCCACTTTATCGACAATGCCCTCCGTGCCAACTATATCATGATTCTTGATATTGACTATGTGGTTAGCGAAGAACAGGAAATCCTAATCGTCGATCAATTTACAGGTCGTACCATGGAAGGTCGTCGTTACTCTGACGGCTTGCACCAAGCGATTGAAGCCAAAGAAGGTGTGCCAATCCAAGATGAGACGAAGACTTCAGCTTCTATCACCTACCAAAACCTCTTCCGTATGTATAAGAAATTGGCAGGTATGACAGGTACTGGTAAAACAGAAGAAGAAGAATTCCGCGAAATTTACAACATTCGTGTTATCCCAATCCCAACCAACCGTCCAATCCAACGTATCGACCACTCAGACCTTCTCTATGCCAGTCTTGATGCGAAATTTAAGGCTGTAGTTGAAGATGTAAAAGCTCGTCACCAAAAAGGTCAGCCGGTCTTGGTAGGTACAGTTGCAGTTGAAACGAGTGACTTTCTTTCTAAGAAACTGGTAGAGGCAGGTGTTCCTCACGAAGTCTTGAATGCGAAGAACCACTACAGAGAAGCGCAAATCATCATGAACGCTGGTCAGCGTGGCGCAGTTACTATCGCAACCAACATGGCCGGTCGTGGTACCGATATTAAGCTTGGTGAAGGGGTTCGTGAACTTGGTGGACTTTGCGTCATTGGTACAGAGCGCCACGAAAGTCGTCGTATTGATAATCAGCTTCGTGGACGTTCAGGTCGTCAAGGAGACCCAGGTGAGTCACAATTCTACTTGTCTCTTGAAGATGATTTGATGAAACGTTTTGGTTCAGAACGCTTGAAGGGTGTCTTTGAACGCCTCAACATGTCTGACGAAGCTATCGAATCTCGCATGTTGACGCGTCAGGTTGAAGCAGCTCAAAAACGTGTAGAAGGAAACAACTACGACACTCGTAAACAAGTCCTTCAATACGATGATGTTATGCGTGAACAACGTGAAATCATCTATGCACAACGTTATGATGTCATTACTGCAGATCGTGACTTGGCACCAGAAATCCATGCTATGATCCGTCGTACCATTGGCCGAATCGTAGATGCGCATGCTCGTTCGAAAGAAGATGAAAAACTGGAAGCAATCTTGAACTTTGCTAAATATAACTTGCTGCCAGAAGATTCAATCAGCCGTTCAGATTTTGCAGGTCTGTCAGATCAGGCCATCAAAGATGAACTGTATCAACGTGCATTGAAGGTTTATGATAGCCAAGTTGCCAAACTTCGTGATGAAGAAGCAGTGAAAGAGTTCCAGAAGGTCTTGATTCTACGTGTTGTAGACAACAAGTGGACAGACCATATCGATGCTCTTGACCAGTTGCGAAATGCTGTTGGTCTTCGTGGATATGCCCAAAACAACCCTGTTGTAGAATATCAAGCAGAAGGTTTCCGCATGTTTAATGACATGATTGGATCAATTGAATTCGATGTAACTCGCTTGATGATGAAAGCACAAATCCACGAACAGGAACGTCCTCAAACTGAACACAATATCAGTACAACTGCGACTCGTAATATCGCAGCGCAGCAGACTCAGCTTCCAAAAGATGTGGACTTGAGCCAAATTGGACGAAATGATCAATGCCCATGTGGCTCTGGTAAGAAATTCAAGAATTGTCATGGTAAGAGACAATAA
- a CDS encoding 3-deoxy-7-phosphoheptulonate synthase produces the protein MVFTAKSPKINIEEVRALSKLEGAALARKNQRDQELEAIIRGEDQRILLVIGPCSSDNEEAVLEYAKRLSALQEEVKDRIFMVMRVYTAKPRTNGDGYKGLIHQPNAKEAPSLINGIKAVRHLHYRVISETGMTTADEMLYPENLPLVDDLISYMAVGARSVEDQQHRFVASGADFSTGFKNPTSGNLNVMFNGIYAAQNKQSFLFLGKEVETTGNPLSHAILRGALNEYGKNIPNYYYDNLMDTIAQYEKMGLENPFIIIDTNHDNSGKQYMDQIRIVRQTLINRDWNEKIKKYVRGFMIESYLEDGRQNEPEVFGKSITDPCLGWDNTEALVREIYQTLGE, from the coding sequence ATGGTATTTACAGCTAAAAGTCCTAAAATTAACATTGAAGAAGTTCGCGCCTTGTCTAAATTAGAGGGAGCGGCTCTTGCGAGAAAAAATCAACGTGATCAGGAATTGGAAGCCATCATCCGTGGGGAAGACCAGCGTATTCTCTTGGTGATTGGACCATGTTCATCTGATAATGAAGAGGCGGTTCTCGAGTATGCCAAGCGTCTATCTGCTTTGCAAGAAGAGGTCAAAGATCGTATTTTTATGGTCATGCGTGTCTATACGGCTAAACCTCGTACCAATGGAGACGGCTATAAGGGCTTGATTCATCAACCAAATGCTAAAGAAGCACCTAGCTTGATCAATGGAATCAAGGCTGTTCGTCATTTACATTACCGCGTTATTTCTGAGACTGGCATGACAACAGCGGATGAGATGCTTTATCCTGAAAATCTTCCGCTAGTGGATGATTTGATTTCTTATATGGCTGTTGGAGCTCGTTCTGTAGAGGATCAACAGCACCGTTTTGTAGCGAGCGGAGCAGATTTCTCAACAGGATTTAAAAATCCCACATCTGGAAATCTCAATGTTATGTTTAACGGGATTTATGCAGCGCAAAATAAACAGAGTTTCCTCTTCCTCGGTAAAGAGGTGGAAACAACGGGGAATCCATTGTCCCATGCCATTCTTCGTGGTGCCTTGAATGAATACGGGAAAAATATTCCTAACTACTACTATGACAATTTGATGGATACCATTGCCCAGTATGAAAAGATGGGCTTAGAAAATCCCTTTATCATCATTGATACCAATCATGACAATTCAGGCAAGCAGTACATGGATCAAATCCGTATCGTTCGTCAGACCTTGATTAACCGTGACTGGAATGAGAAAATCAAGAAATACGTTCGTGGTTTTATGATTGAGTCCTATCTAGAAGATGGACGTCAAAATGAACCTGAAGTTTTTGGTAAGTCCATTACAGATCCGTGTCTAGGCTGGGACAACACAGAAGCACTTGTTCGCGAAATTTACCAAACGCTAGGAGAGTAA
- a CDS encoding 3-deoxy-7-phosphoheptulonate synthase, whose amino-acid sequence MAFIEKGQEIDIEAIKAETQLSPEALRKKEVRDRELAAIISGEDDRILLVMGPCSSDNEEAVLEYARRLADLQKKVADKIFIVMRVYTAKPRTNGDGYKGLVHQPDTSKAPSLINGLQAVRQLHYRVVTETGLTTADEMLYPSNLVLVDDLVSYHAVGARSVEDQEHRFVASGIDAPVGMKNPTSGNLGVMFNAIYAAQNKQTFLYHGQEVETSGNPLAHVILRGAMNEYGKNEPNFYYETLLNAINRYETMGLENPFIIIDTNHDNSGKQYMEQIRIVRQALLNRDWNEKIKKTVRGFMIESYLADGRQNQPEVFGCSITDPCLGWENTVALVEEIYTTLTK is encoded by the coding sequence ATGGCATTTATCGAAAAAGGTCAAGAAATTGATATTGAAGCAATCAAGGCTGAGACCCAGTTGTCACCTGAAGCATTGCGAAAAAAAGAAGTCCGCGATAGAGAGTTGGCAGCCATCATTTCGGGTGAGGATGACCGAATCCTTTTGGTGATGGGGCCTTGCTCTTCGGACAATGAAGAAGCAGTACTCGAATATGCTCGCCGCTTAGCAGACTTGCAGAAAAAAGTTGCGGATAAAATCTTTATCGTGATGCGTGTTTATACAGCTAAACCTCGTACCAATGGAGATGGCTATAAGGGTTTGGTTCATCAGCCCGATACTTCGAAAGCTCCAAGCTTGATTAATGGCTTGCAAGCTGTTCGTCAGTTGCACTACCGTGTGGTTACGGAGACTGGTTTGACGACAGCTGATGAGATGCTCTACCCGTCAAATCTCGTTTTGGTCGATGATCTGGTCAGCTACCATGCTGTAGGGGCTCGTTCAGTGGAAGACCAAGAACACCGTTTTGTAGCTTCTGGAATTGATGCTCCAGTTGGGATGAAAAATCCAACATCTGGGAACCTTGGGGTCATGTTTAATGCCATATATGCAGCTCAAAACAAGCAAACCTTCCTTTACCATGGCCAAGAAGTGGAAACTTCAGGAAATCCCTTGGCCCACGTTATTCTTCGCGGTGCCATGAACGAATATGGTAAAAATGAACCCAACTTCTACTATGAAACCCTCTTAAATGCCATCAATCGCTATGAGACTATGGGACTTGAAAATCCCTTCATTATCATCGATACCAACCATGACAATTCGGGCAAGCAGTATATGGAACAAATTCGCATTGTTCGTCAAGCCTTGCTGAATCGTGACTGGAATGAAAAGATTAAAAAGACGGTTCGAGGCTTTATGATCGAATCATACCTAGCAGATGGCCGCCAAAATCAACCAGAGGTCTTTGGCTGCTCCATAACTGACCCTTGTCTAGGTTGGGAAAATACAGTAGCCTTGGTAGAAGAAATTTATACTACCTTAACAAAATAA
- the acpS gene encoding holo-ACP synthase, whose translation MIVGHGIDIEELASIESAVTRREGFAKRVLTPKEMERFASLKGRRQIEYLAGRWSAKEAFSKAMGTGIGKLTFQDLEVLNNERGAPYFSQAPFSGKIWLSISHTDQFVTASVILEENHES comes from the coding sequence ATGATAGTTGGACACGGAATTGACATCGAAGAATTAGCTTCGATAGAAAGTGCAGTTACACGACGTGAGGGCTTTGCTAAGCGCGTGCTGACACCTAAAGAAATGGAGCGCTTTGCCAGTCTCAAAGGGCGCAGACAGATTGAATACTTGGCCGGTCGCTGGTCAGCTAAGGAGGCTTTTTCCAAGGCTATGGGGACAGGAATTGGCAAACTGACCTTTCAGGATTTGGAAGTTTTGAACAATGAAAGAGGAGCTCCCTATTTTAGTCAGGCGCCATTTTCAGGAAAAATTTGGCTGTCAATCAGCCATACAGATCAGTTTGTGACAGCCAGTGTCATTTTGGAGGAAAATCATGAAAGCTAG
- the alr gene encoding alanine racemase — MKASPHRPTKALIRLGAIRQNIQQMGSHIPNGTLKFAVVKANAYGHGAVAVATAIQDDVDGFCVSNIDEAIELRQAGIDKKILILGVSELEAVSLAKEYDITLTVAGLEWIQALLDKEADLTGLTVHLKIDSGMGRIGFREASEADLAQDLLKQHGARVEGIFTHFATADEESDTYFNQQLECFKAILASMKEVPELVHASNSATTLWHAETIFNAVRMGDSMYGLNPSGEVLTLPYDLTPALTLESALVHVKTVPAGACMGYGATYQADSEQVIATVPIGYADGWTRDMQNFSVLVDGQACPIVGRVSMDQITIRLPKLYPLGTKVTLIGSNGDKKITATQVATYRGTINYEVVCLLSDRIPREYH; from the coding sequence ATGAAAGCTAGTCCACATAGACCAACCAAGGCTCTGATTCGTTTGGGAGCTATTCGACAAAATATACAACAAATGGGAAGTCATATCCCTAATGGTACGCTCAAATTTGCAGTAGTCAAGGCTAATGCTTATGGACATGGGGCGGTAGCTGTTGCCACTGCTATCCAAGATGATGTTGATGGATTTTGCGTTTCCAATATTGATGAAGCTATTGAGTTGCGCCAAGCAGGAATTGACAAGAAAATCCTCATCTTAGGAGTTTCTGAGCTAGAAGCCGTTTCTCTGGCTAAAGAATACGATATCACCTTGACAGTGGCAGGATTGGAGTGGATTCAAGCGCTGTTAGACAAGGAAGCAGATTTAACTGGCTTGACTGTCCACCTCAAGATTGATTCAGGAATGGGACGGATTGGTTTTAGAGAGGCCAGTGAAGCTGATCTGGCTCAAGACTTGCTCAAGCAACATGGTGCTCGCGTTGAAGGAATTTTTACCCACTTTGCGACTGCAGATGAGGAATCAGATACCTACTTTAATCAGCAGTTAGAATGCTTTAAAGCTATTTTGGCAAGTATGAAGGAAGTTCCAGAGCTGGTTCATGCCAGCAACTCGGCAACGACCCTCTGGCATGCAGAGACTATTTTCAATGCAGTTCGTATGGGAGATTCCATGTATGGTCTCAATCCAAGTGGAGAGGTTCTGACCTTGCCTTATGACTTGACTCCAGCCTTGACCTTGGAGTCTGCCCTGGTCCATGTCAAGACTGTTCCTGCTGGAGCTTGTATGGGCTATGGAGCGACCTATCAGGCAGATAGCGAGCAAGTCATCGCGACGGTGCCAATCGGTTATGCAGATGGTTGGACACGAGATATGCAGAATTTCTCCGTCTTGGTAGATGGCCAAGCTTGCCCAATTGTCGGACGGGTTTCTATGGATCAAATCACCATTCGTCTGCCTAAGCTTTATCCTTTGGGAACCAAAGTCACCCTGATTGGCTCCAACGGCGACAAGAAAATCACAGCAACTCAGGTAGCGACCTACCGCGGAACCATTAATTATGAGGTGGTCTGTCTTCTCAGCGATCGCATTCCGAGAGAATATCATTAG
- the recG gene encoding ATP-dependent DNA helicase RecG produces the protein MNLHQPLHVLPGVGPKSAEKYAKLGIENLQDLLLYFPFRYEDFKTKQVLDLEDGEKAVLSGQVVTPASVQYYGFKRNRLRFSLKQGEVVFAVNFFNQPYLADKIELGATLAVFGKWDRAKASLTGMKVLAQVEDDLQPVYRLAQGISQASLVKVIKTAFDQGLDLLIEENLPQSLLDKYKLMSRCQAVRAMHFPKDLAEYKQALRRIKFEELFYFQMQLQTLKSENRVQGSGLILNWSQEKVTAVKENLPFALTQAQEKSLQEILTDMKSDHHMNRLLQGDVGSGKTVVAGLAMFAAVTAGCQAALMVPTEILAEQHFESLQNLFPDLKLALLTGSLKAVEKREVLETIAKGEADFIIGTHALIQDGVDYARLGLIIIDEQHRFGVGQRRVLREKGDNPDVLMMTATPIPRTLAITAFGDMDVSIIDQMPAGRKPIVTRWIKHEQLPQVLTWLEGEIQKGSQAYVISPLIEESEALDLKNAIALSEELTVHFAGKAEVALLHGKMKSDEKDQIMQEFKERKTDILVSTTVIEVGVNVPNATVMIIMDADRFGLSQLHQLRGRVGRGDKQSYAVLVANPKTDSGKDRMRIMTETTNGFVLAEEDLKMRGSGEIFGTRQSGLPEFQVADIIEDFPILEEARKVASYISSIEGWKEDPEWRMIALHLEKREHLD, from the coding sequence ATGAATCTACATCAACCCTTGCATGTCTTGCCTGGTGTGGGACCAAAGTCAGCCGAAAAATACGCCAAACTAGGAATTGAAAACTTACAAGACCTCTTGCTCTACTTTCCTTTCCGTTATGAAGACTTTAAGACCAAGCAGGTGCTAGATCTGGAAGATGGGGAAAAGGCGGTTCTGTCTGGTCAAGTCGTGACTCCTGCTAGTGTCCAGTATTATGGTTTCAAGCGCAATCGCCTACGTTTTAGCCTCAAGCAGGGAGAAGTCGTTTTTGCGGTGAATTTTTTTAACCAACCCTATTTGGCTGATAAGATAGAGTTGGGTGCAACCCTTGCTGTCTTTGGGAAATGGGACCGTGCTAAGGCCAGTCTGACTGGGATGAAGGTTCTGGCTCAGGTGGAAGATGACCTCCAACCTGTTTATCGACTGGCTCAAGGAATCAGTCAGGCCAGTCTGGTCAAGGTCATCAAAACGGCCTTTGATCAGGGGTTAGACCTCTTGATTGAGGAAAATCTTCCCCAGTCTTTACTTGATAAATACAAACTCATGTCTCGTTGCCAGGCTGTCCGCGCTATGCATTTTCCTAAGGATTTGGCAGAATACAAGCAGGCCCTTCGCCGTATCAAGTTTGAGGAACTCTTTTATTTTCAGATGCAGTTGCAGACGCTCAAGTCTGAAAATAGAGTTCAGGGAAGCGGTCTGATTCTGAACTGGTCTCAGGAAAAAGTAACGGCTGTCAAAGAAAATCTGCCTTTCGCCCTGACCCAAGCTCAGGAAAAGAGTCTGCAGGAGATTTTGACCGACATGAAGTCCGACCATCACATGAATCGTCTCCTACAAGGGGATGTGGGGAGCGGAAAAACTGTGGTTGCTGGCTTGGCCATGTTTGCGGCGGTGACGGCTGGCTGCCAGGCGGCTCTCATGGTTCCGACAGAAATCCTTGCGGAGCAACACTTTGAGAGTTTACAGAACCTTTTTCCAGACTTGAAACTGGCTCTCTTGACAGGTTCCTTGAAAGCTGTAGAAAAAAGAGAAGTCTTGGAGACCATTGCCAAGGGTGAGGCTGACTTTATTATCGGAACCCATGCTTTGATACAAGATGGGGTTGATTATGCTCGTCTTGGTTTGATTATTATTGATGAGCAGCACCGTTTTGGTGTGGGCCAAAGGCGTGTTCTGCGGGAAAAAGGAGACAATCCAGACGTTCTCATGATGACGGCGACTCCCATTCCCCGGACGCTTGCTATCACAGCCTTTGGCGATATGGATGTTTCCATTATTGACCAGATGCCAGCAGGGCGGAAGCCGATTGTGACTCGCTGGATCAAGCATGAGCAACTGCCTCAGGTCTTGACTTGGCTAGAGGGGGAAATTCAAAAAGGTTCCCAAGCCTATGTCATCTCTCCCCTAATCGAAGAATCTGAAGCTCTGGATCTGAAAAATGCTATTGCCTTATCTGAGGAGTTGACGGTTCATTTTGCTGGTAAGGCCGAAGTGGCTCTTCTACATGGTAAGATGAAGAGTGACGAAAAAGACCAGATTATGCAGGAGTTCAAAGAGCGAAAAACGGATATTCTGGTTTCGACGACGGTTATTGAGGTTGGGGTCAATGTTCCCAATGCGACTGTCATGATTATCATGGATGCAGACCGGTTCGGTCTCAGCCAGCTTCACCAGCTCAGAGGTCGTGTCGGTCGGGGGGACAAGCAGTCTTACGCTGTTCTTGTGGCTAATCCCAAGACGGACTCTGGGAAGGACCGCATGCGCATCATGACAGAAACGACCAATGGATTTGTCCTTGCGGAGGAGGATTTGAAAATGCGTGGTTCGGGTGAGATTTTTGGAACCAGACAGTCAGGACTTCCAGAGTTTCAAGTGGCTGATATTATCGAAGACTTTCCTATTTTAGAAGAAGCCAGAAAGGTTGCCAGCTACATTAGTTCGATAGAAGGTTGGAAAGAGGATCCGGAGTGGCGCATGATTGCTCTCCACCTAGAGAAGAGAGAACATCTGGATTAA